The genomic stretch ATGGAGATCTTTCAACGATTCACACCCAATAGAGAGGACGTAAAGGAGAGCAACGATATATTGAGCGAAACAAAATATGAGGTGAAAGAGGAAGAACCTCCTCTTGATCCTGTGTGTTATCAacccagaaaaaaattaattgaagaGATATCTTCGGAGGACGAAGGACCCGTTGTGGATAAAGCTTGTCAGCAGTATGTAAGTGATGTTGGGGTTGAAGACGTGGAAGATCCTGTTCCCGTTTGTTATCAGCCGAGAAAAAAGTTAATTGAAGAGATACTTTCAGAAGATGAGAAGCCCGTTGTTGATTTACCCCACGAACAGTCAATTTTAAGCGCTCAAGAGACCAAACATCCTTTGGAAATATTGAAGCCTTTACGTTCTTTAATTGCTGAATCTCCATCGGATGATTTTCCTGTTTCAAATTACGGCTCTACAGATGATCAGCATGCACTCGTCGAAGAAGTTTCTGACGAACAACCTGTAGCTTCTCCAAATCTGGCAAAAGTAGAGAAGACTGAGCTGGATGACGACAGATTGAATGTGGTAATCGAGAGTAATGCAGATATTTGCATTACTATGGAATCTAAAGAGGGAGAACTAATCAGCCGAGTTGAGTCGCAATCGCCGATAGTAGACGACGTGCAAACCTTAATCTCCCTGTCCATCAACCACGAAGACACAGATTCAGAATCGACCATTGAGACAAGCGAACGAAACCACGACGAAGAAACCAAAAGCATTTCCTCCGATACGGACTCTTCAGAGGGGAAGGATATGTTTGACCAAATCGTACCAAAAAAGAATCGAAAGCTAGCCATGAACTACAGAGCGAGTCCAACCAGTTCCAGTTCGGAATCCGAGCAAGATGAGAAGGTGGAACAGTTCCCGAAAAGTCTCATGCGCGAGAAGTCAATTGCTCAATACATCGATGAGTACAAGGAGTTCTTCCGTTCCGCCAATGTGTTGGATTCACTACCGGATGAACATCAAAAGACGCATACCGAAGTGATACGTCCACAGACAGCAAAAACTGTGCGTACAAATCCAGTCGTTTACGACGGCGTTTTTAAGGCTATGGAACAAAACTCAAATGAAGCTAAAATTGCTGAAGTTAGAAGGGAAGTCGCCGCCTCAAAGCAAACACTTATTGATCGGTTACTTGAGCAGCAGAACTCGGTCGATATGAATGTGGAACAGCACTTGATATCAATTGGAGGGCATAAATATGATTTTAACGAGTATAGATTAGACACATTTCGTAAGGATCAAGAAAAGTTGCAGGGTTTAATCGACCGGGTGAATGCACAGAAAGATCGATACAATGCTCATATTGATCAGATACACAGTCAGTTGGAGAATATCATGGAAGATTATGGACAGATCAGTGAGAAACTTAAAAAGATGGACGATTTTGTTCAAAGCATTGCTGAAGAAGAGATTCCGCCTTCTGACGCTCCGGAAGATTTGGAGTCTTTGAAGGTTGAAAATATTGATGAAGAGATTCAGCACGAGAATGTCGTTGAAATCGAGAATGAAACCCAGAAATTCATCGAAAATGTTATAAACAACGATTGTCAAACTGATCCAGTCAATGATTCGGCGGGCTCTTCCTCGGAAGATTCCACAGATGCAGAACAGTTCAGTCAACCGGACCATAACCTATTGGAGCTCCTCACGTCTCCGAAGCCTGTTCCTTTCATGGAACCTGAGCTTGATCCAGGGGTTGTGAATCAGTTCACTGAAGATCCAGTTTACCAGAAATTCATTGAGATTCAACAGGAAATAGATCAGCTCACGGAAGATGAGCTGTACAACGTCGTAACGGAGGCAGCAGGTGAACTCTCAGACGATCCATCAATTGGTCAGTGCATGAATCGGGCGGTTGATCAATATTGGAAGCGGTATGACGATGTCGAGGATTTTCGCAAGAATGTTAACCTTGATGGCCATCCAATCATTCAGAAGTTTCGGCAATTCATTCGCTGCCACGATGAGAAACAGGAAAATGAAGCGACATCCGAAACGGTTGCTAACCTTGATAAGGTCTGCCGTAAGCTGGAACGTCGTCTGTCGAACCAATTGTTTGACGAATATTTAGTGTTGAGTCGTAAAGTTAGTATCGCCACTCTCGGAGGAGAGTCAAGTGCGAACGAAGTTGAACTTATAGAGGTTCAAGAAAATTTGCTACCCGCATCCGATGTGGTTTCAGAGAGGACAACTGCATGGGATGAGgtgaaaaatgataattttgAGGAAAATGATGACAAGGTGGTTCAGAATCAGGAACCTTCTGTGGAAATTGCGGAACAGGAAGATACTGAGTCTAAGCCTATTGATTTGGaatctgaaaataataaaattaacatAGAGGTTCTCGTTGTTGCGTCTGTAGAAAACTGTGATGTCAATGGTGATAATTTGTAActtgtaatttctttttctgTAGTAAGTAGCGTCTACATTTAATAAATGCACATTTGAGTCTTACATACACTAGTTAAAAAGATGTTTTATTTGGTTTTGCAGTCTCGATGGTGTGGATGCATTCCGATCAGTACTCGATAGTCACGCATTTAGTTTTGAGGTATTCATTCAAGGCGTCTTTTcctgaaaaattacaattatatcAACGATATTTCAAATTGTACAATAATTTCAGTATCATACCTAGATCCTTTCCAAACCCACTTTGTTTGAAACCTCCGAAAGGGGCAGCTACGTCGGTTTTGTTGTAGGTGTTTACAAATACTGTTCCTGCTTCCACCTTTTCCGCGAACAACAGAGCCTTTTGTACGTCTTTGGTAAAAACTCCACTGGCTAATCCGTACTCAGTGTTATTAGCGCGTTGTACAAGCGCGTCGAAGTCACTGCTGTGAAATTTGGAAATCACCATGACCGGACCAAAAGATTCCTCCTGGGCAATGAACATTCCATCGTCTACTTCGGTGAAAACCGTTggttcgaagaaaaatcctttCCTGTTTGGCACACGTCGACCACCGATTACTAGCTTTGCTCCTTCCTTCACACCTATCTCGCAGTACTCGATCAGTTTATCCAAGTGGGCCTTGTGATTCTGAGGTCCATGGGCCGTTGCTCGATTCAGCGGATCACCGATGGCCATTGTCTTAATATTCTTCACAACTCTTCGTACGAACTCATCATGGATCTTGTCCTCAACGAACAATCGCCCAGCTGCGATACAATTTTCTCCCTTGTTGAAGAAAACCGATGACATTCCTAACCGAACAGCTTTGTCCAGGTCACAGTCAGCAAAGATAATCAAGGGACTCTTGCCACCTAGTTCTAATGAGCATTTTTTCAGGTTAGATTGCGCGCAGGATGCCATGATTTGCTTTCCAATGGGTGTCGACCCAGTGAAACCAAGCTTTCGTATTAGTGGATGTTCACATATTGCTTGACCTGCAATGGATCCACTTCCCGTAACGACATTAATTACTCCTGGAGGAAAGCCAGCTTTCACGGTTAGCTCAGCAAACTTCAGCGCCGTAAGTGGGCAAACTTGAGCAGGTTTAATAACTACAGTGTTCCCTGCTGCTATACAAGCGGCCATCTTCCATGATAACATCATCAATGGATAGTTCCACGGGGTGATCAATCCACAAACTCCCAGCGGTTCACGCTTGGTAATGGTGAGGACATGATTCGGTTTTGCTGGATTCACTGGAATAGTAGATCCTTCGATTTTGTCTGTCCATCCGGCATAGTATCGCCAAGCATCAATCGACATTCCGACATGAGTTTTCAGTGCTAGTGTGTAAACTGCTCCCGAATCTACCGCCTCGATGGTCGCCAGTTCTTCCTTGTGCTGTTCCATGAGGTCCGCTAGTTTGTACATAAGCTGGCCCCTTTCTCTAGCCGAAACCTGATTCCAAGAACCTTTAAAGGCTTCGTAAGCACTGCCTACTGCATAATCCACGTCCGCTTTAGACGCGTCCGCTACTTTGCAGATAACCTCCTCCGTGGTTGGATTCACTATATCCAAAGTTTTCCTATTTTCAGCGTCAATAAATTGTCCATTAACGAACATTTGAGTTGGAActgaaataacttttttgttctcTCGTAGTACTACTGCGTCAAATACAGGACCAGTAGATGCTGCAGTTGAACCGCTTCGAGTTCGAGTGATCACCTCATGAATGAACTCCGCGAAATTAGGAGCCATAAAGACATTTTCATTTTCCAGCGGAACTTCCAGTGCATCCTTAACCTCTTCTACCAATCGAACCACATCCATTGAACCAGCACCACAAGCGAAAAAGTCAGTGTCGGCCTCGATTTCTACCTTCAGAATAGCCTTCCAAATGTTTCTAACCACATTCTCCATCTCCAGTTCGTGTTCACTTAGTTCCAAGGGGACAATTTTTTTACCGGCCTGTGTAAACCACTGGCTAGCCTGAATCATTTTATTTCCTTTCTTCAAACGCTTGACCTTTACCAACCGTCCATCGCTTCCGGTGAGAAAGATACCATCACGATCTACAAAAGCTGGACTGCCAGCACCTTGAAATCGAATCATCTTGGCCCTATCCAGGGCCACTGGACCACACAGCGATGCTCCAAACAAGCGAACAGGACTTTTACTTCCGTCTTCTTCCTCAATTAAAGCTATAGCCCCAGGTACGGAATCTAAACCGCgaataaaattgaatattcGCTCCGCTGACTGATTCAGATTAATGTACTGATTTTCCTCTCGGAACAACGCAGGATCGTAGCTTGCACCGATTTCGGTTTGTGGTATCTTTGGAGCGGTTCCTTCCGCAATCATATCGACAGCTTCCGCCATAGCCGTCACACCCTCCGGATAGAGAAACCGTTTGTACAGCGAATCCAGTGTATCATCACCTTCGACTGCACATTGTCTCTGCAGGAGAATCGGTCCCGTGTCTAAACCGTCATCAGcccagaaaatagaaaacccGGCCGTATTGTCACCCTCGATCAACGTCCACGAAATAGCACTAGCTCCACGATGTCGCGGTAAGATCGACGGATGATAACAAATGCTTCCAAACTTGGCACCGTCTATAACCTCCATGGGGATAAACTGGCTGCAGAAGGGCAGCACATTGAGAGTCGCTCCAACTGATTTGTACTTTTCCAGCACCTCCGGAATCGGTGCCCCTTTTCGCCGCCAGGCGGAAAACTTATACACCGGAATACCATACTGTTGAGCGGTAGTCGCTAAAATGTCCTCCCGGTTTCCTTTGTCGGCAATCGTGAAAACACCAACAACAATGTGGTGATGCTCGAGCAGCACTTCCAGCACCTCGGCGGCGAAGTTGCTCTGGCCGATTATCGCTATCTTGAGGTCCTCCGTGTGACCGCCGCTGTTCCCGTTGAGCTGTGAAAAGAAAGCGATAACGTGCGTGTGAAAGTGGATTCTAAAACACGGGAGAAAGAATATGGGTCGTCATATGGGGCAAGCGATAGCAAAGTAATGGCACCTTTCCTCTGATTAGGCTAGGCGCGTGTGATGGTAAACAAGTTGGGAGTTATTTTTGGAATTGGACTGATTATGCAAGATCCTTCTGCTTTTATTACTTTCACAGGATGGTTTGTCGTCGGAGTTCAAACCCACAATCGTGCTCCTGTTTTATAAACGCTTTTGAATGATCTTTTTTTTACTCATCATTTTAATATTCATTtcattttcatattttaatattactttttacttgaaCAAGATCACAAATCATGATATTCTCAagtacaatatcgcacgcttagccttggggctaatagcagtctcgatcaactagattagttgagagaattcgttatagatattgtttttggcacattttgtatgtgtaggataagtacaacgatacaccgtgccccagtgctgagtcgagaaaatttccagttctAAAAGATCCTCGGCTCGATCGTGAATCgaacccaatatcacaaccgtgtgggagagctagccgaccgacaacgctaaccacagagccacggggaccacacggGGATTCTCAAGTATCTACATTAAATGTTTGCTCGTTTACTACACATAGAACAGCTATTCAAACACTTGTGGAGTACCTCAAGGAACCAACTGAAAACTTATTTGGAGTTTATATGTATTTTGATGGTATTTAGGATTGATGGCCTGCGATTTTGACACGTTTAATCACTGTGGTTCATTTGTTAATCATACGTTTATTTTTAGAAATCCACAGGACATCTCACGTAACACATTATTATGATGAAAATAATCCTTCATGTGTGATCACCACTTGTGAgaacttattatttatattattcaaTACACGTAGATTACATAACAAAACCAGACAAGATCTTCACATAATCAACGCATATGCATCATATGCTTGAATGATAATTATTTTAACATTGCACAACTGGTTTCATACTAACATGGCCATTAGCTTCCACTGATTTATTTTCCGCACTCATTTTGTTTTACTACTGAACTAGAACATAAAAGCAAAAAGCCTAGTCCAACTAACAGCTCATTTAGAACTATCAAATTCTATTTATAAAAACATCCACTAGGCGGCAGCACAGAGCACAGCACAGAAAACTGATCCTCTCGAACGAA from Wyeomyia smithii strain HCP4-BCI-WySm-NY-G18 chromosome 3, ASM2978416v1, whole genome shotgun sequence encodes the following:
- the LOC129732213 gene encoding cytosolic 10-formyltetrahydrofolate dehydrogenase; this encodes MSAENKSVEANGHLNGNSGGHTEDLKIAIIGQSNFAAEVLEVLLEHHHIVVGVFTIADKGNREDILATTAQQYGIPVYKFSAWRRKGAPIPEVLEKYKSVGATLNVLPFCSQFIPMEVIDGAKFGSICYHPSILPRHRGASAISWTLIEGDNTAGFSIFWADDGLDTGPILLQRQCAVEGDDTLDSLYKRFLYPEGVTAMAEAVDMIAEGTAPKIPQTEIGASYDPALFREENQYINLNQSAERIFNFIRGLDSVPGAIALIEEEDGSKSPVRLFGASLCGPVALDRAKMIRFQGAGSPAFVDRDGIFLTGSDGRLVKVKRLKKGNKMIQASQWFTQAGKKIVPLELSEHELEMENVVRNIWKAILKVEIEADTDFFACGAGSMDVVRLVEEVKDALEVPLENENVFMAPNFAEFIHEVITRTRSGSTAASTGPVFDAVVLRENKKVISVPTQMFVNGQFIDAENRKTLDIVNPTTEEVICKVADASKADVDYAVGSAYEAFKGSWNQVSARERGQLMYKLADLMEQHKEELATIEAVDSGAVYTLALKTHVGMSIDAWRYYAGWTDKIEGSTIPVNPAKPNHVLTITKREPLGVCGLITPWNYPLMMLSWKMAACIAAGNTVVIKPAQVCPLTALKFAELTVKAGFPPGVINVVTGSGSIAGQAICEHPLIRKLGFTGSTPIGKQIMASCAQSNLKKCSLELGGKSPLIIFADCDLDKAVRLGMSSVFFNKGENCIAAGRLFVEDKIHDEFVRRVVKNIKTMAIGDPLNRATAHGPQNHKAHLDKLIEYCEIGVKEGAKLVIGGRRVPNRKGFFFEPTVFTEVDDGMFIAQEESFGPVMVISKFHSSDFDALVQRANNTEYGLASGVFTKDVQKALLFAEKVEAGTVFVNTYNKTDVAAPFGGFKQSGFGKDLGKDALNEYLKTKCVTIEY
- the LOC129732212 gene encoding dynein axonemal assembly factor 1 homolog, which codes for MVREGGEDLFGPKKMTKKSIVESCKKNKLYITPHLNDILYLHYSGYNAIESLEEYVGLKCLWLECNAISEIGGLEKQTELKCLYLQNNLITKIENLDKCKKLDTLNLSHNHINKIENCGHEILPVLNTLNISHNYLKTTESLDQLRYCYYISVLDISHNRIEDIAVVKILGDMKELRVLTLTGNPVVNEIPSYRKTLILECKSLTYLDSRPVFDRDRACAEAWKRGGYDAERKEFQRWKREEQKKIRRGINATLRMRHRGGGEPELLNTSSDEEGETATPSKDKTKDFEQLPEINQKSNEQAWNEVERLFCKTPSTTGSMEIFQRFTPNREDVKESNDILSETKYEVKEEEPPLDPVCYQPRKKLIEEISSEDEGPVVDKACQQYVSDVGVEDVEDPVPVCYQPRKKLIEEILSEDEKPVVDLPHEQSILSAQETKHPLEILKPLRSLIAESPSDDFPVSNYGSTDDQHALVEEVSDEQPVASPNLAKVEKTELDDDRLNVVIESNADICITMESKEGELISRVESQSPIVDDVQTLISLSINHEDTDSESTIETSERNHDEETKSISSDTDSSEGKDMFDQIVPKKNRKLAMNYRASPTSSSSESEQDEKVEQFPKSLMREKSIAQYIDEYKEFFRSANVLDSLPDEHQKTHTEVIRPQTAKTVRTNPVVYDGVFKAMEQNSNEAKIAEVRREVAASKQTLIDRLLEQQNSVDMNVEQHLISIGGHKYDFNEYRLDTFRKDQEKLQGLIDRVNAQKDRYNAHIDQIHSQLENIMEDYGQISEKLKKMDDFVQSIAEEEIPPSDAPEDLESLKVENIDEEIQHENVVEIENETQKFIENVINNDCQTDPVNDSAGSSSEDSTDAEQFSQPDHNLLELLTSPKPVPFMEPELDPGVVNQFTEDPVYQKFIEIQQEIDQLTEDELYNVVTEAAGELSDDPSIGQCMNRAVDQYWKRYDDVEDFRKNVNLDGHPIIQKFRQFIRCHDEKQENEATSETVANLDKVCRKLERRLSNQLFDEYLVLSRKVSIATLGGESSANEVELIEVQENLLPASDVVSERTTAWDEVKNDNFEENDDKVVQNQEPSVEIAEQEDTESKPIDLESENNKINIEVLVVASVENCDVNGDNL